CCATGAGGTACAATGATCATTGCTGCCAACAGGGGGCCCAGTGAACTACCTGCATTGCCACCCAATTGGAAGAGGGACTGTGCCAAACCATGTTGTCCGCCGGAAGCCATGTGAGCCAGCCGGCTGGATTCAGGGTGGAATACAGAGGAACCTACACCTACCAGACCTACAGAGATAAGAACGAAGTAAAAGTGATGTGCCTGTGATAAACATACGAGTCCGAGTAATGTAAAGCCCATTCCTATAATCAGGGAATAAGGCTGTGGTTTCCTGTCCGTATACAAACCGACCAGGGGTTGTAACAGGGAGGCGGTGAGCTGGTAGGTCAATGTAATGTAGCCTACCTGGCTGAAATTAAGATTCAATGAATCTTTTACAATCGGGTAAATGGCGGGGATCAGTGACTGGATAGCATCATTGATCAGATGAGAGAAGCTGAGGGCCAATAATACAGAGAATACGGTCCTCTCAGCGGCCTGTTGTACAGGGGCTTTGGCAGTGGCGATCTTTTCCATAAAATGTATCAGTAAAAAATAGGCAATACAATCCCTGTAACGCTTCCCTGCATTGGAGGCGGTTTCAGCAGAAATTGGTATTACTGGTTGAAAATTATAAACGTGGTTGATGATTTGGGAGACATATTGCTATAGCTTTTGATCATCCTGTACCACTTGCTGGTAGAAAATTAAAATCGTGGTTGATGATTTTGCCGGCATAATGCTATAGCTTTTGATCATCCTGTACCACTTACTGGTTGAAAATTTTAAAGTTACTTGCTATCGTTGTGGTCGATGATCTGCTGCCCACATTTCCATGCTTTCTGATCATCCTGCGCCACAATACTGTTCAAAAGACTTTTGTGCAGTTGCTGTGTATTTGTAAAAGTCTCAGTTGTTTTAAACCGTTCTATAAACTTCGCTTTCAGGTGCATGGCTACAGTTCTGTACAGATCTGTAAGGATGCTATTGCCCGAAGCCTGTGCAATGGCCAGGTGAAAATCGATATCAGCCTGTATACAAGCTGTTACGTCATTGGCCACCCCATATTCTTTTCGCCTATTCAGTGCCTCTGTCATCCGCTCTATATCCTGTTCCGTTCTATTGAGGGCGGCTTTTTGTGCTATTTTCAATTCCAGCAGTTGTCTTACCTCGTCCAGATCTTCGAACTGTGCGCGTTTCAGCCGTTGGGGGAGGGGTTCTACAATGCCTGTCTGCTCTTCTACAAAAGTGCCAAGGCCCTGTTGTACCCTGAGTACCCCACTGTTCGCCAGTATGCGTACGGCTTCTCTGATAGTAGACCTACCTACTCCGAATGACTCCATTAATGCTGGTTCGGTAGGTAATTTTTCCCCGGTTTTGTAGGTTCCCAGGGAGATCTGCTCCTGTAGCCGCTGCGCAACCTCGTCTGCAAGGCTGTTTCGCTTAATTGGTAAGGTCTGTTTATTCATCATATCATCTGATGATTCGAAGGTAGTAATTCCTTTTAAATCGGCACATCTTTTTTTATTTATCTTTGCGCCTCTTGTAATAGATTTGACAGATGAAAGCATTAAACTTATTTATTCGTTATAGGTTACCACTGGGTATCATTCTTTTGTTAGGCGGGATCGCGCTGGGTGCTTCAGTGGGTTGGTGGGAAGCTACCATCTTACTGGTACTGGCTATCATCTGCCTGGTTACCCATTTCATGTTTGGCCCTATGCGCCTGGTACAGGAAGCTGTTGAAGCTGGTGATATTGAAACCGCTATGGCGATGATGAATACCATTAAATTCCCTAAGTTGTTATATAAACCTATTCAGTCTGTTTATTATTTCATGCAGAGTAACCTGGCCATGTATAATAAGGACCTGGATAAGGCAGAGGCATCTATCCGCCAGAGTATCAAGTCTGGTAGTCCGATGAAGGAGTATGAAGGGATGCAGTACTTCCAGCTGGGTACCATTGCTTATCAGAAGAATGACCTGAAGGAAGCGGATAGCAACCTGAAAAAGGCGGTAAGAATGGGATTGCCTGATAAAGAGAATACTGCTGCTGCACTGCTGACGCTGGCTTCTATAGCGATGAGCCGCCGCGATTTCAAAACTGCAAAAGACTTTTTCCGCAGGGCGAAGGCACAAAAGCCGACTACTGCTCAGATCGTAAGTCAGATCAAGGAAATGGATAAATATATTTCCCGTATGCCAGGTTGATGCTGGCTACAAGCTTCAAAAAAGGGTACTCCTGATCGGAGCACCCTTTTTCTTTTTATGAAATTCAATATCGAATCGCCCCACCCATTATTTCCCGCTTCCAGCCGGCCGCAGGCCCAGCCCCGAAACCATTGCTTTTACCGAAGGTAAAAGCAATGGTTTCGGTTGCGATCTTCCTTTACTAAGGATGTCTCATGGAACCAATTAAATATTACATTTGCAGAAAATACGAACCCTGCATGTTTCATTTTGACCAGATCTTAGCCATAACCTTTACACTCTTTGCGGTAATTGATATTGTTGGTTCAATACCCGTTCTCATTTCCATGAAAGAAAAACTCGGTCACATCGATTCGGGCAAGGCGACGCTTGCTTCTGGTGTACTGATGATCCTTTTCTTACTGGTAGGTGAACCGTTCCTGAAATTATTGAGCGTAGACGTACACTCATTTGCCGTAGCTGGTTCGATCGTGATCTTTGTAATCGGTCTTGAAATGATTCTTGGGGTAGAGTTCTTCAAGAGTGAGAAGGATACAAAGACAGGAAGCCTCATTCCCATCGCATTTCCGCTGATCGCGGGTTCCGGTACCCTGACCACCATTATGTCACTGAAGGCCAACTTCGATCAGTGGAACATCTTTGCAGGTATCCTCATCAACCTTATTATCATCTATGTAGTGCTTCGTTCCCTTAGTTTTATCGAAAGAATACTGGGTAAAGCAGGGTTGATGGTGGTGCGTAAGTTTTTCGGTGTCATCCTCCTGGCGATAGCTGTGAAGATATTTAAGAGCAATCTTAACCTGTAGTTTTTTGTAATTGAGATCAAAAAGATTAGTTTTGCCTTCCTTGCTCGAAACAGAGAAGG
This Chitinophaga sancti DNA region includes the following protein-coding sequences:
- a CDS encoding FadR/GntR family transcriptional regulator, which codes for MMNKQTLPIKRNSLADEVAQRLQEQISLGTYKTGEKLPTEPALMESFGVGRSTIREAVRILANSGVLRVQQGLGTFVEEQTGIVEPLPQRLKRAQFEDLDEVRQLLELKIAQKAALNRTEQDIERMTEALNRRKEYGVANDVTACIQADIDFHLAIAQASGNSILTDLYRTVAMHLKAKFIERFKTTETFTNTQQLHKSLLNSIVAQDDQKAWKCGQQIIDHNDSK
- a CDS encoding MarC family protein, which gives rise to MEPIKYYICRKYEPCMFHFDQILAITFTLFAVIDIVGSIPVLISMKEKLGHIDSGKATLASGVLMILFLLVGEPFLKLLSVDVHSFAVAGSIVIFVIGLEMILGVEFFKSEKDTKTGSLIPIAFPLIAGSGTLTTIMSLKANFDQWNIFAGILINLIIIYVVLRSLSFIERILGKAGLMVVRKFFGVILLAIAVKIFKSNLNL